ttctattctatCTAGTCGATCAAGTTCAAATAAAAGGCCGTCCAAACAAAGGATTCTGTCGAACAATTACCAGAGATGATCTTAATCCACTTGGTCTTAAGGTAATTGATTAAATCTTTAATTAAATAATAAggtattttttcatcgatattTCTAGTCTCGTagatcaaataatcatcaactgACTCGTACAACTCGAGCTTTgccaaacattttcaaacgaaaacaaaccACACCACCGACAGAAGATTCATTGGAAGCTGAACTTCAGGCCAAATATAAAGCTCTTACAAGTGTAAGTGAATATTTATCAGAGATTTATCTTACTTGctaatcacatttttttttcatcaaaaattttctatagTCGTGCGTTGATGTTGCCAAAtgtacaaaaattgaatgcatAGTACAAGAacttgaaacaaatgaaagcGTCGTATTCACTGTACGTTCACGTTTCTGGAAGGAACAAATACAATTAGTCGGATTGGAAGAATTTGAACAATCATCGAAAATGATAGCAATGATCACTGCCTTACCATATGATGTACATAAAAGTTTTCTACAGCCAACAGTACAAACAGCTAAAACGAAAATATTCGTCACCGGAATGGGACGAATCGAATTGATTCCATTATGGCTTGTAATTGCAGCCATATTAATCGGTTTGCTCATATTGGCCATATTGGCCTGTTGTCTATGGAAATTAGGATTCTTCAAACGTAAACGTCCACCAAGTACATCGGATCGTGAACCACTTCGTAATTCATCACtttaaaatgagaaaaaaagcgTGTTAGAaaattaacgaaaaaaaaattcaattcaattcaattacaatttgatcgatcatttttcaaactttttcatcgatatatatttgaatcaaaaaacaaaaaaaaaactgttgcTCATTTGTAAAATCATTTCGAATACcaacaaaaatacaaaatagttcctttcatcatcattttcatttcattcaaattttaccACCATCTATCggccatcgtcatcatcatcattctaattGAAagagcaaattttttttttgcgtcaTCGTTCACACCTCATTCACACATACTCACATTGATTTTCTATCAAATtaatctaatcatcatcatcatcatcatcatcaatttattttatcacaTCACAATAATTACAAATTGCTTCCTTTTTCTTTGCACAGctctattttattttttttttgttgaaaaataaatcaattttgaaataaaaaaattattttgttctATCATTTATGAACGGTCTTTTTTTCAGTGTGATCCGATTAATTTCCgtcatacaatttttttctgtgtatgaaaagacacacacacactcgaaCAAAAGTtgatgaagaaagaaaatttttctatcaaaTCACGTTTTTCactgtcattttttttttgttcatcattttttttttgccgattttgattgtttgtgatcaaatttttgtttctttgattgaatatccattattatcatggaTTCAAATACTTTAAACATTTATAAAAAACTTgttgaagcaaaaaaacaaattgatgatgctCTTGAAGAATTGGTAAATTTATCGCAAACAAAAACCGAAGTAGCAGTAAAGATTGTGAACAAAGTTCCAGAAAAATCCATTCCGAATGCtgtaccatcatcaacaacaccCGTTAATGGTATTGATTCCAATATTTCTGGTGGTGATTCTATTTCTGGTGGTGATTCTGTTTCGGGAGAAAAATCCATTGTTGGTTCAAGCAACGAtgataaatcattgaaaacaaatggtAAAATTGATCACGTTGCTATTGCTGATAATAAGCCATTGGATGCTGTTAAAAAGTTCAACTATCAAGATGGTACTTTAACATTAAATCTGGTATATTCGTCGCGTAATTTTTAcgttaattttgattatgataaaatgaaaaaattctatacGAAATTCAATGAAGATTATCTTctattaaacaaaaaaagtgtcGAATTACAGCCATATGAAATCGTTATCGATGGAATTTATGCTGTTTTAAATCAATCCGATGAAACCTATTATCGTGGTCAagtaattgatttttgtccAAAAGATCAGGTGAAAATATTTCTGATcgattatggtgatgatatggAGATTGACAGGCaacaaatttataaattattgCCACCTTTTGATAAAGAACCAGATTTTGCCttaaattgtttcattaatggtaatgattAATGGTTTGCTTtctattaatattattatttactaAATTACCTCCTTACAGAGAAATGGACCGAAGATTTTAAACGATTTGATTCGGCATTGATCAAATATCTTGAAGATGGTGTTTCGTTGGAGGGTAAATTGTTGAATCCATTGCCAAATTGTCATCGAATTCCAATTTCTCTTCATATTCAACTTCCtggcaaaaaaatggataagTTCACTTCAATTGATCATAATGTCGATGTTTATggtattttgtttgaaaaataatgtgaATGATTACAAACAAACTTGAATAACCaccattttttctctcccaTTTCTTTCACAgatttcattgatcaatataaatttaactatgaaacatttttggaaaagaataaaatcgattggacaaaattgtcaaaatcaTTCCATATGCTTGATAAAATTACTGGCTTTTCAAAGTCGTTGAAGATGAATAAAGCCCTGATTGTAAAAGTGGAAGATATAGacaattttttgatcataacagatcattcacattcgaattctcaattgaacaatttcgTCACTAATTTCAggtaatgaaatttttattttcaaatttttttttactggattttacaatacatttttttcctttattttgtattttgtatATACATATAGCAATTTCTATTATCCATCTCGTGATTTTATGCTCAAGGATGATATATCAATAGATTTGGTCGTGGTGAAACATCAGGATTTCTATTTCCGTGCATTGATACTTGgcggtaatgatgatggttatgaaatttttgcttttgaCATTGGATTTATTTGCACGgtgaaaaaatcacaaatgtATCGTTTATTGGATATATTTTCTGTACAAAATTAtccaccattcattcattgttgtcgTATACACGGACTTGTAccattgaaagaaaattggaGTTCGATAGCCATGTAAGTtttattatcgttttttttatcaaatttaattttcctGATGATtcgttgaatttttgtttttgtttcatttttttttctatagtactacattgaaaaaattttgcaacCAATCCTTAGACATTATTGTACGTGGTTTTGACAAAGGAAAATTTcagattgaaattttcaatggtgGAATGAATGTTCGATCAACATTTATTCGTTGCCGTTTGGCCAAATcggttgaatgaatgatgattgaatttaattgaattgcTGATGATCTATCTTTTCTCGCCATTTTCTTTATACtactcattattattgtcattacttttcatatataatcTAAATCCAATTActtaatgttgataatggaaaaaaatataacacATGTTGTGGCGTggcaaatttaaatttttttaaaacacaaataaattaacagggtttttttcccatttttttctccaatagatggtgtttttattttttccggaacttttgttttgttttgttttgttttttttttttttttttgttcaacttCAATGACATTTAGTGTtgttaacaaacaaactaatcgaatcgatttaaatgcaaaaaaaaatgctaccataatgatgatgatgatgatgatgaggtgGGATATAACGATTAACTCGCTTGCTACCTTCATTTAGAAGTTTAATTGCTGCTACTTCGGCTACTGATGTGTTTGTTGAacttgaaattgattcaaaattttgttttgtagaTTGTAATTATTTACAAtctacaaaaacaaaaacaacaacaacaacaacaacagaaaaaaaaatttctaaaattgatgtttattaatatattaataatttgatgaaatgattttcaatgagatagcattaaatgaatgaatgaatgcattATTTGTCTAATAAATATGAGAAACGAATTATGGTgagtaaaacaaaacaaaacaaaatgaatgaagaagaagaaaaaaatttaacagattcaaataatgttgaattgttgaaaccaattaattcaattaagAATATGCCACGTCACCATTATTGATATAAATATGAGTTTAGAAGtgattgatttataattattaaaaaccttttgaatttgttctttagtttatttcattttgcttGTTAAAATTCTAAAAGGTTATGGGCTCTGCAACGCAAGAACTGCCTGACATTACTATATTGAACGATTCTAATTTTCATCGATGGGCTATGGAAATAGAATTGACCATGAAAGGAAAGAAATTGTGGAAATATGTTATTGATAATAACATCAACGATTCTGAAGATCCAAGTAAATTCATGGCCATGGCGTTTATAGTAAGAACGGTCGATGAGACAAATTTTCATCGAATTTCTGGTTGCGATTCAGCCAAGCAAATGATGgataaattaattcaatatcATAGAGGTTGCTCGAGTAAATCAACTGAAGGCTTGTTGCAGAAATTCTACGAAATTTCATGGTCCGATGATATAGAAGCAACATTCAGTGAAGTTCGAAGAATCAATGGTGAACTAAAAGCCAGAGGAGTTTTAAAGACAAGCTCAGAGCTATGTTCAAAAATTCTGTCAATTTTACCAACAAGTTTCAATGAAGTTAAATGTAGTGTTAAAGCTACGAAGATGATAACTGGAAAAGAAATAACATTAGAGCAACTGGAATCGTTAGTCAGAAGTGTTCATAAAATGCAAAAATCAAACGATTCAGACAGTATGCAGAATGTTTTAGCTCTAGCtaagaagaagaaagaaaaagtcAATGTAAGATGCTTTGGTTGCCAGAAAATTGGTCATTATCGTAATAATTGTCCTGATAAGAATAAAGACAAGTCTGGAAATTCATCAAGAAAAGATGAAAAGGCAAAACCAAAGATACAGCTAGGAATGGTTATCAGAAATATTTCAGAATTGAAACCAAAACCGAAGAAAGAAGAAATGTACGATCACCCTATTGTTTATGCTGATAGTGGTGCTAGTAATCATACATTTAATGATTCACgttattttgttgatcaaaatgTATATGAAGAAGGTGATATAGATTCACCAGGTGGATCAGTTAAAGCATCTGCAATTGGAACTGTCGAAATCGATATtcataatggtgatgaatggAACACAGTGATTTTAAAAGATTCCTTATTGATTAAATCATCGCCGTTGAATATGATATCACTTGGACAATTGGCTTGTGATCGAGATATCAATTTTAAAGGagatttcaacaaaattgttGTATTCTTGAAAGGAAAGCCAATTATATATGCAGATCGCTCAGATACAAGTGCAAATGTATATGAGTTAAGATCCCGTTTGTTTAAAAGACGTgttaatatgatgatgattcaagaTAGTCTGAAAATTTGGCATGAAAGATTCAATCATGTTAgttcaaaattgattgagtCTATGGCAAAAGAGAATCTGGTTGACGGTTTACCAAAGAGATTCATACAAGATGTTGGTTTCTGCAAATCTTGCTGTCAAGGAAAATTAGTCGAATCAAGTCATCCAACAGTGAAGAATAAAAGTTGTGCAAAAGTTGGTGAATTCATCCATTTAGACATAGGTGGCTATGTCAAGCATAcatcaattcatcaaaatcgtTATTTTCTCATATgtgttgatgaattatcTGGCTATATTAAGTTATTCTTTATGAAACAAAGAACAGAAGTTTTAGCCAAATTTAAACGATTGTTAAATGAAGTTCGTTTAGATACCGGCAATATTGTCAGATGTATTCGAAGTGACCGTGGTACAGAATTTACTTCGaatcatttcaaacaattaATTGAAGACAATGGAATCATACATCAGTTTGCCACTGTTGGTGTTCCACAACAGAACGGTAAAGCTGAGAGAAACATACGAACATTGGTTGAACATTCTGTTGCCTCATTATCGAGTAAAAGTTTGCCTCTTCGTCTCTGGGATGAAGCATTGAATCAAACAGCTTATACTCAGAACAGATTATTGAATTCAGCAGGAGTTGTACCATATACGTTATGGTATGGACGAAAACCAAATGTTTCCAATCTTAAAATATTTGGTTCATCTGGTGAAATGCTGATtaagaataacaacaaatttaATGGTCGAACTAAATCTGTTGTTTTGGTTGGCTATGAAGGAGAATCGATTTATCGATGTTATGATCCTATATCGAAACAAAtctgtttatcatcatcagttaaATGGGACGAAATTTCAAATCTCAAATTGGAAAGCAACAATATAGACATTACTGATAATCTAGCAAACGTCAGTAGTGTTGATATAGTTGATAACGAAGTCAGTTCAGATCAACcagaaatgatgatagaagATTCGGTGGATCCAAATCAAACTGAAAATGttgaacaaaacgaaaatcatcAGAGAGGTCGTCCTGTTGGAGCAACAAATAAGATATATGAAGTTAATGTTGAACGTTTGGCATCTTTAAGACCAAGGAAGATTGTTGCTTTAACAATTGCTGGTTCAACGCCGGCAACATATAATGAAGCAATTACTAGCGAAGAATCAGATAAATGGTTGGTTTCTATGAAATCTGAATATGATGCTTTGATCGAAAATCAAACTTGGGATCTGGTTCCAAGACCATCAAATAAGAAGATCATCTCCGTTAAATGGCTATTTCGTATAAAAGATGACGGTCGTTACAAATCTCGTTTGGTGGCGAGAGGTTTCGAAGCAGATGAGAATGACGTATGGTGTACATATGCACCTGTTGTTAACACTGATACTATACGTCTTATTTTCTCAATTATCGCTTCTTTAAATATGGAAATGATTCAGTTTGATGTATCAACAGCTTTTCTTAATGGTTTCATTTATCACGATGTCTTTATTGAACAACCTTATGGTTTTGATGACGGGACTAATCGAGTGTGCAAACTGAAACGTGGACTATATGGGTTAAAAGAAAGTCCAAGAGCTTGGAATCAAAGATTTCATGAcgttattattgaatatgGTTTGACAGTTTCAAATTATGATTCTTGTCTATatcataattataaaaatggATGTCTAATTATTGTGATATTATacgttgatgatggtatcaTATGCTCAACTAGTCATGATGAAGTTCAAAATGTTTTCGATTATTTGAACAAGCATTTTAAAGTTAATTTGGTTAAATCCGATATATACGTTGGTTTCCAATATGAGCGGGATCGTCAAAAACGCACGATTAAGTTATATCAATTTAATTATACAGAATCTAAATTGAAAACTTTTGATATGGAAAATTGTAAAGGTGTTCAATCACCTTGTTCAGTAGAAGATATGTATCAAGAATCAAAAGAAGATTTAGATTATCCGTACAGACAAGCTATTGGAAGCTTGTTATATCTTGCTACAAAAACTCGTCCAGATATATGTTTTGGTGTTTCTTTACTTTCACGTTTCGTAATTAAGCCATTAGAAATACATGTCACTGGTTTAAAACGAATATTCCGATATTTGAGATCAACTACTTCATACGGAATTATACTGGGAGGAagtgaaaatattgaaatctACGCTTTCTCTGATTCCGATCTTGCTGGAAGAAAAGATGATAGAAAATCAACTTCTGGCTATGTCATTAATGTTAATGGACCAGTCTTATGGAGAACGAAAACACAGAAAATGGTGGTCGATAATACAAGCGAAGCTGAGTTTATTGCTTGTTCTATGTGTTCGAAAAGTCTTCGttttattatgaatatattgaatgaacTTAAGATCGATTTCAAACGACCAAAAATATTCGTGGACAACCAGTCAGCAATTGCCCAACTGAAACAAGTGGCCATTCCTTCAAAGTTAAAGCATATTGatataaaatttcatatGGTTAGGCAATTGGTCAAAGATGAGATATTAGACGTGGAATGGGTTAGCACCGATGGACAAGTTGCAGATCTTTTAACTAAATCCTTGTCATCTCCAAAACATAAGCATTTGATTCAGTTAtggaatttgaattaattatttCAACAGGAGGAGTGTTGAATTGTTGAAAccaattaattcaattaagAATATGCCACGTCACCATTATTGATATAAATATGAGTTTAGAAGtgattgatttataattattaaaaccttttgaatttgttctttagtttatttcattttgcttgttaaaattctaaaaaataatgtgtgtgagtgtgagcaataaatttgttttttgccgaaattttccaaaaattccatcatcatcatcattatcgttggccatgaattttgattttcattttgttacGACGGAAAGATCTCAAGTAGAATCATATAAAAGATCAAATATATCgtaaaatttcattccaaaATCTTTGCCAACAGAAACATTATTGGACATAAGATTCATATGTAGATTTCTATTATCAAGTTGTGGCCATTCGATTCCATTTTGTCGTaacatttttctgtttaaacaagacaaacagaaaaaaaatatttcagaaattttataaaaaataattttcacacATCAATTTTACCCGGTTCTTGCAAAATTTGTCCACGTTTGAATCATTCTTCGACTTaacatttgttgttcatagGTAAATTTATCTGGATATCGTAACGGTAAGCCGAATACATAATCCATTTCATTCCAATGTGGTGAACCAATCCATTTTGGATATGAAAGATTTTCTTCATGAAATAGATAaagataaacattttttctatcatcatcgctTAATAATTTGGCAAATTTAAACACTGGTcctttgaaaatgaaatcactTAAAAATACCATAAATTCTCgtataatttgtttttcattatttttggaattttccTTCTTAATACGATCAAGTATTAATGAACTTAATCGTTCGAGATTATTTGAACCACTATCCAATTTGTCGATAACTTGTTGAAAAGTAGTTAGATTaacattgaaatcatcaactAATGGAATTATATCTGGTGCTTCATGATGTAGATACaatgttgattcatttgCATTTGCACCAATCAATATATCTTTTTGTACAATATTATCAGATTGTTGTTCAACATATTCTGGTAATAATTGACTTGGTATCGATGGACTAAAGCTGATAATATTTTTACTCAATATTTCTCCTTgtatttcattgatttttctgGATGTTAATCTTTCAACACATTCGGTTTCAAgttttcgttgtttattaccattattatcatcatcttcaaattcttcatcatcaacattattatcatcatcgccattatcattattataatcattgccattgccattgccattttcatattcatcatcaattaacaACGTATTTTCTGTCGTATGATGGTCGATCGTACAATTAGCCAATTGAATGACACGtgtaaaatgatgatttgtaaaaatttgtttcaacatCATTGGACTTGCACTTTGTAGTATGACACGTTGAAAAAGATTACGACTAACAGGTGAAATCATTAACATGCCAATTGAAATTGCACCAGCTGATTGACCTTGTAAtgtgatttgatttggatcacctttttgaaataaaatgaagaatGTTATATAATGTgtaaattgattataaaaaaaaaccacacaaCTTACcaccaaaatg
This is a stretch of genomic DNA from Dermatophagoides farinae isolate YC_2012a chromosome 2, ASM2471394v1, whole genome shotgun sequence. It encodes these proteins:
- the LOC124499273 gene encoding tudor domain-containing protein 1, giving the protein MDSNTLNIYKKLVEAKKQIDDALEELVNLSQTKTEVAVKIVNKVPEKSIPNAVPSSTTPVNGIDSNISGGDSISGGDSVSGEKSIVGSSNDDKSLKTNGKIDHVAIADNKPLDAVKKFNYQDGTLTLNLVYSSRNFYVNFDYDKMKKFYTKFNEDYLLLNKKSVELQPYEIVIDGIYAVLNQSDETYYRGQVIDFCPKDQVKIFLIDYGDDMEIDRQQIYKLLPPFDKEPDFALNCFINEKWTEDFKRFDSALIKYLEDGVSLEGKLLNPLPNCHRIPISLHIQLPGKKMDKFTSIDHNVDVYDFIDQYKFNYETFLEKNKIDWTKLSKSFHMLDKITGFSKSLKMNKALIVKVEDIDNFLIITDHSHSNSQLNNFVTNFSNFYYPSRDFMLKDDISIDLVVVKHQDFYFRALILGGNDDGYEIFAFDIGFICTVKKSQMYRLLDIFSVQNYPPFIHCCRIHGLVPLKENWSSIAITTLKKFCNQSLDIIVRGFDKGKFQIEIFNGGMNVRSTFIRCRLAKSVE
- the LOC124499271 gene encoding acetylcholinesterase-1 is translated as MYLNEKRRKILTILFSVFFCMIIVTLFIYKWNSPLLHLNNIFTRNSRSIPNNYIVISLSKLRFNNDQYGPKLRGQLIDEQNVTLAQFLGVRYAEKPKRFRRARPATEWMGIKNALKWPPFCMQNNLKQFDYLTKIYNRNVSEDCLFLNIWTPIWTTTGSSSLTNVKDNQNITTMNKSNKLLLPVIIYIHGGGFNYMGISMEAYNGGMISAIGNVVFVTINYRVGLLGFFDNNLEDSEHTTDHYDRNLGLYDQITAIEWVRKNIHHFGGDPNQITLQGQSAGAISIGMLMISPVSRNLFQRVILQSASPMMLKQIFTNHHFTRVIQLANCTIDHHTTENTLLIDDEYENGNGNGNDYNNDNGDDDNNVDDEEFEDDDNNGNKQRKLETECVERLTSRKINEIQGEILSKNIISFSPSIPSQLLPEYVEQQSDNIVQKDILIGANANESTLYLHHEAPDIIPLVDDFNVNLTTFQQVIDKLDSGSNNLERLSSLILDRIKKENSKNNEKQIIREFMVFLSDFIFKGPVFKFAKLLSDDDRKNVYLYLFHEENLSYPKWIGSPHWNEMDYVFGLPLRYPDKFTYEQQMLSRRMIQTWTNFARTGKMLRQNGIEWPQLDNRNLHMNLMSNNVSVGKDFGMKFYDIFDLLYDST